In the Streptomyces sp. cg36 genome, one interval contains:
- a CDS encoding GntR family transcriptional regulator, with product MGDLKQRNLITAQERLRDQVAHALRAALVAGELRPGNIYSAPGLAADFGISATPVREAMLDLAREGLVEPVRNKGFRITEVSERDLDQYTELRALIEVPTVGRVTQLAKAEQLEELRPVAEEIVTHARDHNLIGYLDADRRFHLQLLGLAGNERLVETVGDLRKRSRLYGLTRLDERGQLISSAEEHIELLDLMVAGDARAAEECMARHLGHVRSLWAQARDEPVEPRPKRTLGNR from the coding sequence ATGGGCGACCTGAAACAGCGCAATCTCATCACGGCCCAGGAGCGGCTGCGCGACCAGGTGGCCCACGCCCTGCGCGCGGCCCTGGTCGCCGGTGAACTGCGCCCGGGCAACATCTACTCCGCCCCCGGCCTCGCCGCCGACTTCGGCATCTCGGCCACCCCGGTGCGCGAGGCGATGCTGGACCTGGCCCGGGAAGGACTGGTCGAGCCCGTACGCAACAAGGGGTTCCGGATCACCGAGGTCAGCGAGCGCGACCTGGACCAGTACACCGAGCTGCGCGCGCTCATCGAGGTGCCCACCGTGGGCCGGGTGACCCAGCTGGCCAAGGCCGAGCAGCTGGAGGAGCTGCGGCCGGTCGCCGAGGAGATCGTCACCCACGCCCGCGACCACAACCTCATCGGCTACCTCGACGCCGACCGCCGCTTCCACCTCCAGCTCCTGGGACTCGCGGGCAACGAGCGGCTCGTCGAGACCGTGGGCGACCTGCGCAAGCGCTCCCGTCTGTACGGACTGACCCGGCTCGACGAGCGCGGCCAGCTGATCTCCTCCGCCGAGGAGCACATCGAGCTCCTCGACCTGATGGTGGCGGGCGACGCCCGGGCCGCCGAGGAGTGCATGGCGCGCCATCTCGGCCATGTCCGCTCGCTGTGGGCGCAGGCCCGCGACGAACCCGTCGAGCCCCGCCCCAAGCGCACGCTCGGCAACCGCTGA
- a CDS encoding ornithine cyclodeaminase family protein: MSGQRVEERAPVAGELAHLGAAEIAGLLTPAGAAGAVAAALREGLDPEGPRACPPRTALAAPGGELLLMPAASGRFAGVKIAGVAPANPGRGLPRITGGYLLLGGATLLPLALLDGPALTTLRTPAVSALAIDRLAAPDAARLVLFGAGPQAYGHLQAALAVRELTRVTVVARTPEAVDRLVAHARTLGVEAHGGTPDAVRGADLVVCCTTAREPLFDGRLVADGATVVAVGSHEPAARETDSALVRRAAVYVESRAAALREAGDLLIPLGEGAIGPDHVTGTLADLVAGAAPPEGRPRLFKSVGMAWEDLAVAAALYLARPGPVEQRDIVR; the protein is encoded by the coding sequence GTGAGCGGGCAGCGGGTCGAGGAGCGCGCACCCGTGGCCGGGGAGCTCGCGCACCTCGGCGCGGCGGAGATCGCGGGCCTGCTCACCCCCGCCGGGGCGGCCGGCGCGGTGGCGGCGGCCCTGCGCGAGGGCCTCGACCCCGAGGGCCCCCGGGCCTGCCCGCCGCGCACCGCGCTGGCGGCCCCGGGAGGCGAACTCCTCCTGATGCCCGCCGCCTCCGGCAGGTTCGCGGGGGTGAAGATCGCCGGGGTCGCCCCGGCCAACCCCGGCCGCGGGCTGCCCCGGATCACCGGCGGCTATCTGCTCCTGGGCGGCGCCACCCTGCTGCCCCTCGCGCTGCTGGACGGCCCGGCCCTCACCACCCTGCGCACCCCGGCGGTCTCGGCGCTGGCGATCGACCGGCTGGCCGCGCCGGACGCCGCCCGCCTCGTCCTGTTCGGCGCCGGACCGCAGGCGTACGGACATCTGCAAGCCGCCCTGGCGGTACGGGAGTTGACGCGGGTCACCGTGGTCGCGCGCACCCCGGAGGCCGTCGACCGGCTGGTGGCGCACGCCCGTACGCTGGGAGTCGAGGCGCACGGCGGCACCCCCGACGCGGTCCGCGGCGCCGACCTCGTCGTCTGCTGCACCACCGCCCGCGAACCGCTCTTCGACGGGCGGCTGGTGGCCGACGGCGCCACCGTGGTCGCGGTCGGCTCGCACGAACCGGCGGCCCGCGAGACGGACTCGGCGCTGGTGCGGCGTGCGGCGGTGTACGTGGAGTCGCGGGCGGCGGCCCTGCGCGAGGCGGGCGACCTGCTGATCCCGCTGGGCGAGGGCGCGATCGGGCCGGACCACGTCACGGGCACGCTGGCCGACCTGGTCGCGGGGGCGGCGCCGCCCGAAGGCCGGCCCCGGCTCTTCAAGAGCGTGGGCATGGCCTGGGAGGATCTGGCCGTGGCTGCGGCGCTGTACCTGGCCCGCCCGGGCCCGGTGGAGCAACGTGACATTGTACGCTGA
- a CDS encoding proline racemase family protein: MRTRHVYHAVDSHTEGMPTRVITGGVGVIPGATMAERRLHFIEHLDRLRTLLMYEPRGHAAMSGAILQPPTRPDADYGVLYIEVSGLLPMCGHGTIGVATVLVETGMVEVVEPVTTVRLDTPAGLVSVDVRVVDGEARSVTFTNVPAYCAGLDREVEVPGHGTVTYDLAFGGNFYAFVPLDDLGLPFDRARKDDLLAAGLAIMDAINATDRPVHPENPGIGGVKHVYLTAPGSDAHRSRHAMAIHPGWFDRSPCGTGTSARMAQLHARGELPLHQDFVNESFIGTEFTGRLVEETAVGGLPAVVPTVTGRAWITGTAQYFLDPSDPFPAGFLL, encoded by the coding sequence ATGCGCACCCGTCACGTCTACCACGCGGTCGACTCGCACACCGAGGGCATGCCCACCCGGGTGATCACCGGAGGGGTCGGTGTCATCCCCGGCGCCACCATGGCCGAACGGCGCCTCCACTTCATCGAGCACCTCGACCGGCTGCGCACCCTGCTGATGTACGAGCCGCGCGGGCACGCGGCGATGAGCGGCGCGATCCTGCAGCCGCCCACCCGCCCCGACGCCGACTACGGGGTCCTCTACATAGAGGTCTCCGGGCTCCTGCCGATGTGCGGCCACGGCACGATCGGCGTGGCCACCGTGCTGGTGGAGACCGGCATGGTGGAGGTGGTCGAGCCGGTCACCACGGTCCGGCTGGACACCCCGGCCGGGCTGGTGAGCGTGGACGTGCGGGTGGTGGACGGCGAGGCGCGGTCGGTCACCTTCACCAACGTGCCCGCCTACTGCGCGGGCCTGGACCGCGAGGTGGAGGTGCCCGGACACGGCACGGTCACCTACGACCTCGCGTTCGGCGGCAACTTCTACGCCTTCGTCCCGCTGGACGACCTCGGCCTGCCCTTCGACCGGGCCCGCAAGGACGACCTGCTCGCGGCGGGGCTCGCCATCATGGACGCCATCAACGCCACCGACCGGCCGGTGCACCCGGAGAACCCGGGGATCGGCGGCGTCAAGCACGTCTATCTGACCGCCCCCGGCTCCGACGCCCACCGCTCCCGGCACGCCATGGCGATCCACCCGGGCTGGTTCGACCGCTCCCCGTGCGGCACCGGCACCTCCGCGCGGATGGCGCAGCTGCACGCCCGGGGCGAGCTGCCGCTGCACCAGGACTTCGTCAACGAGTCCTTCATCGGTACGGAGTTCACCGGCCGGCTCGTCGAGGAGACCGCGGTCGGCGGCCTCCCGGCGGTCGTGCCCACGGTGACCGGGCGCGCCTGGATCACCGGGACGGCCCAGTACTTCCTGGACCCGTCCGACCCGTTCCCCGCCGGATTCCTGCTGTGA
- a CDS encoding dihydrodipicolinate synthase family protein has product MTSAQTAVSARPAVDRLPWRGIMVATALPLREDLSVDYDGYAEHVRWLIESGCDGVVPNGSLGEYQTLSDEERARVVQVAVEAAGDGARVMPGVAAYGSGEARRWAEQAAEAGAGSVLLLPPNAYRADEAAVRAHYAEVARAGLPVVAYNNPYDTKVDLTPALLAGLHRDGSIVAVKEFSGDVRRAYEIAELAPELDLLIGADDVLLELALAGAVGWVAGYPNALPVASVALYRAAVAGDLESALPLYKSLHPLLRWDSKTEFVQAIKASMDLAGRHGGPTRPPRAPLTGEQESAVRAATEKALAEGHR; this is encoded by the coding sequence ATGACGTCTGCCCAGACCGCCGTGTCCGCCCGTCCCGCCGTCGACCGGCTGCCCTGGCGCGGCATCATGGTCGCCACCGCCCTGCCCCTGCGTGAAGACCTGTCCGTCGACTACGACGGTTACGCCGAGCACGTCCGCTGGCTGATCGAGAGCGGCTGCGACGGCGTCGTGCCCAACGGCTCCCTCGGCGAGTACCAGACGCTCAGCGACGAGGAGCGCGCCCGCGTCGTCCAAGTGGCCGTCGAGGCCGCCGGTGACGGTGCCCGGGTGATGCCGGGCGTCGCCGCGTACGGCAGCGGCGAGGCGCGCCGCTGGGCCGAGCAGGCCGCCGAGGCGGGCGCGGGCTCGGTCCTGCTGCTGCCGCCCAACGCCTACCGCGCCGACGAGGCGGCCGTGCGCGCCCACTACGCCGAGGTCGCCCGCGCCGGCCTTCCGGTGGTCGCGTACAACAACCCGTACGACACCAAGGTCGATCTGACGCCCGCGCTCCTCGCCGGGCTGCACCGCGACGGCAGCATCGTGGCGGTGAAGGAGTTCAGCGGGGACGTGCGCCGGGCCTACGAGATCGCCGAACTCGCCCCGGAACTCGACCTGTTGATCGGCGCCGACGACGTACTCCTCGAACTCGCGCTGGCGGGCGCGGTCGGGTGGGTCGCGGGGTACCCCAACGCGCTGCCCGTCGCCTCCGTGGCCCTGTACCGGGCCGCCGTCGCCGGGGACCTGGAGAGCGCGCTGCCGCTCTACAAGTCGCTGCACCCGCTGCTGCGCTGGGACTCCAAGACCGAGTTCGTGCAGGCCATCAAGGCGTCGATGGACCTCGCCGGACGCCACGGCGGCCCCACCCGTCCGCCGCGCGCCCCGCTCACCGGCGAGCAGGAGTCGGCCGTGCGCGCGGCCACCGAGAAGGCGCTCGCGGAAGGACACCGCTGA
- a CDS encoding NAD(P)/FAD-dependent oxidoreductase, which translates to MPNSPSDLAVVGAGPAGLAAAVAAADLGLTVTVLDAGERPGGQFYRHPAPGLGAARPEALHHGWRAFATRAARLAAHREAGRIGHLAAHHVWTVVPDPQADGWLLHAVETRPDRTEAPASVRARTVLLATGAYERQLPFPGWTLPGVVGAGGAQAMLKSGLVLPGRRVVVAGSGPLLLAVAGSLAAAGAAVPAVVEASGYLGYARELPALVRNPGKLVEGAQYGGGLLRHRVRPLLRHAVTAAHGSGRVEAVTVSRLDRDWRPVPGSGRRIACDALAVGHGLVPQLELATGLGCATRRTADGTLALALDPAQRTSVPGVWSAGETGGIGGAQLALAEGELAAASIAYELYGTPRPRRGAVLVRRRARLRAFADAMAAAHRPGPGWTGWLDDDTTVCRCEEVPAGRIRTAVTDLGARDARSVKLLTRAGMGWCQGRVCGAAVACLSGAEPGGERRPLSCPVELGHLAQLPPAED; encoded by the coding sequence ATGCCGAACTCGCCGTCTGACCTGGCCGTGGTCGGCGCCGGGCCGGCGGGCCTCGCCGCCGCCGTCGCGGCGGCCGACCTCGGTCTGACCGTGACCGTCCTGGACGCGGGGGAGCGGCCCGGCGGGCAGTTCTACCGGCATCCGGCGCCGGGGCTCGGCGCGGCCCGGCCGGAGGCGCTGCACCACGGCTGGCGGGCGTTCGCGACCCGCGCCGCCCGCCTCGCGGCCCATCGCGAGGCGGGCCGGATCGGCCACCTCGCCGCCCATCACGTCTGGACGGTCGTGCCCGATCCGCAGGCGGACGGCTGGCTGCTGCACGCGGTCGAGACCCGGCCCGACAGAACGGAGGCCCCGGCCTCGGTGCGGGCGCGGACCGTCCTCCTGGCGACCGGGGCGTACGAGCGGCAACTGCCGTTCCCCGGCTGGACGTTGCCCGGGGTGGTCGGGGCGGGCGGGGCCCAGGCCATGCTGAAGTCCGGCCTGGTGCTGCCCGGCCGGCGGGTGGTGGTGGCGGGCAGCGGCCCGTTGCTGCTGGCCGTCGCGGGCTCCCTCGCCGCGGCCGGGGCCGCCGTCCCGGCGGTGGTGGAGGCGTCCGGCTATCTCGGGTACGCCCGTGAACTGCCCGCGCTGGTGCGCAACCCCGGCAAGCTCGTCGAGGGCGCGCAGTACGGGGGCGGGCTGCTGCGCCACCGGGTGCGACCGCTGCTGCGGCACGCGGTGACGGCCGCGCACGGCAGCGGGCGCGTCGAGGCCGTGACGGTCTCCCGGCTCGACCGGGACTGGCGGCCGGTGCCGGGCAGCGGTCGCCGCATCGCCTGCGACGCGCTCGCGGTCGGCCACGGCCTGGTGCCCCAGCTGGAGCTGGCGACGGGTCTCGGCTGCGCCACCCGCCGCACGGCCGACGGCACGCTCGCCCTCGCCCTCGACCCGGCCCAGCGCACCTCCGTACCCGGCGTCTGGTCCGCGGGGGAGACCGGAGGCATCGGCGGTGCCCAACTGGCCCTGGCGGAAGGCGAGTTGGCGGCGGCTTCGATCGCGTACGAGCTGTACGGGACGCCGCGTCCGCGCCGCGGCGCGGTGCTGGTGCGGCGCCGGGCCCGGCTGCGCGCCTTCGCGGACGCGATGGCGGCGGCGCACCGGCCCGGGCCGGGCTGGACGGGGTGGCTGGACGACGACACCACGGTGTGCCGCTGCGAGGAGGTGCCGGCGGGCCGGATCCGCACGGCCGTCACCGACCTCGGCGCGCGGGACGCCCGGAGCGTGAAACTGCTGACCAGGGCCGGGATGGGCTGGTGCCAGGGGAGAGTGTGCGGCGCGGCGGTGGCGTGCCTGTCGGGCGCGGAACCGGGGGGCGAGCGACGGCCGCTCTCCTGTCCGGTGGAACTGGGCCACCTCGCCCAACTGCCCCCGGCGGAAGACTGA
- a CDS encoding collagenase, which translates to MSKLRSARKPLLAAAVAATLLATAGQAAQAAQPGQSAKAKAGASRAIPASLAARPTPPANAGAGKGANPFDEVDRLAKAPKQTARALPAPGGGKEGRIAGPQNRAVAPAAHAALRAAGVPCTLDGIKGLGPEAFADFLTDPAVTADGCLRGLIWTWDARLAPVMSDAHVQAVANRAAGLAAAHDGKNGSNLLELFTYLHAVAYQDYSHDEIDVTDAPTVDAMRRAVAALASAAHTFDNTRQNAETLREALYAASAPGLRQYQLPLIQRVLGTMAPGAATATDASWAGAALAALSVNYLGVYPGNKDTAFQTAVAADPAYRATFRAFSGYTHLNGTANAWVPRDALSEYGRFGQIDALKNQIVPDLGALLPAAEKNFGKMSAPWLSLASWLNFYGQCAPYNVCKDQVENQLFTHTYSYDNGAIQVRTALDRATVDQLYYASKQVKAQFFRVLGTDKPLAGDTNTTLHIHLYASRSDYEVYQPFLTGYSTNNGGMYIEDGATFYTYQRRVPQDSSLTLEELFRHEYTHYLNGRWAVPGSFGQGSWYTGDRTTAMDEGTAEFFDGGTRDDGIEVRKSLVRGVIADTAGGGPRMSVDQLLHATYDGDGFRFYNYAGTFFEFLWNEHPSQLREMYGHLRADDPAGFDAWRTRMGRDTGIQAEYNAFLDEQIAKVDSLYVPNTTYTPNARLRYSRASDVRAAFARATYSNPDCVDNGDPGKHRFVCTGRITARLTDANDPDQVFDDMSGTVDYFILDRAGAAANNLADMNCSFGAVDIWSDKKGGTSSYTCEGPLRS; encoded by the coding sequence GTGTCCAAGCTCAGATCCGCGCGCAAGCCGCTTCTCGCCGCCGCCGTCGCGGCCACTCTGCTCGCCACCGCCGGGCAGGCCGCCCAGGCCGCGCAGCCGGGGCAGTCCGCCAAGGCGAAGGCGGGTGCCTCGCGGGCGATCCCGGCTTCGCTCGCCGCGCGGCCCACCCCGCCCGCCAACGCGGGTGCGGGCAAGGGCGCCAACCCGTTCGACGAGGTCGACCGCCTGGCCAAGGCGCCCAAGCAGACGGCGCGGGCGCTGCCCGCGCCCGGCGGCGGCAAGGAAGGCCGAATAGCCGGTCCGCAGAACCGGGCCGTCGCCCCGGCCGCGCACGCCGCGCTGCGTGCCGCCGGAGTTCCGTGCACCCTCGACGGCATCAAGGGGCTCGGCCCCGAGGCGTTCGCGGACTTCCTCACCGACCCGGCCGTCACCGCGGACGGCTGTCTGCGCGGGCTCATCTGGACCTGGGACGCGCGCCTCGCGCCGGTCATGTCCGACGCCCATGTGCAGGCCGTCGCCAACCGGGCCGCGGGCCTGGCCGCCGCCCACGACGGCAAGAACGGCAGCAATCTGCTGGAACTGTTCACGTATCTGCACGCGGTGGCGTACCAGGACTATTCGCACGACGAGATCGACGTCACCGACGCGCCCACCGTCGACGCGATGCGGCGGGCCGTGGCCGCCCTCGCCTCCGCCGCGCACACCTTCGACAACACCCGCCAGAACGCGGAGACCCTGCGCGAGGCGCTGTACGCGGCGAGCGCGCCGGGACTTCGGCAGTACCAACTGCCGCTGATCCAGCGAGTATTGGGGACCATGGCGCCGGGTGCGGCCACCGCGACCGACGCGAGCTGGGCGGGTGCCGCGCTCGCCGCGCTGTCGGTGAACTACCTGGGCGTGTACCCGGGCAACAAGGACACCGCGTTCCAGACGGCCGTGGCCGCCGACCCCGCGTACCGGGCCACGTTCCGCGCCTTCTCCGGATACACCCACCTCAACGGCACGGCCAACGCCTGGGTGCCGCGCGACGCGCTGTCGGAGTACGGCCGCTTCGGCCAGATCGACGCCCTCAAGAACCAGATCGTGCCCGACCTCGGCGCCCTGCTGCCGGCCGCCGAGAAGAACTTCGGCAAGATGAGCGCGCCCTGGCTCTCGCTCGCCTCCTGGCTGAACTTCTACGGCCAGTGCGCCCCGTACAACGTGTGCAAGGACCAGGTCGAGAACCAGCTCTTCACCCACACGTACAGCTACGACAACGGCGCCATCCAGGTCCGTACGGCGCTCGACCGGGCCACCGTCGACCAGCTGTACTACGCGAGCAAGCAGGTCAAGGCGCAGTTCTTCCGCGTCCTCGGGACCGACAAGCCGCTGGCGGGGGACACCAACACCACGCTCCACATCCACCTGTACGCGTCGCGCTCGGACTACGAGGTGTACCAGCCGTTCCTCACCGGCTACTCCACCAACAACGGCGGCATGTACATCGAGGACGGCGCGACCTTCTACACCTACCAGCGCCGGGTGCCGCAGGACTCCTCGCTCACCCTCGAAGAGCTCTTCCGGCACGAGTACACCCACTACCTCAACGGGCGCTGGGCGGTGCCCGGTTCGTTCGGCCAGGGGTCCTGGTACACCGGCGACCGCACCACCGCGATGGACGAGGGCACCGCGGAGTTCTTCGACGGCGGCACCCGCGACGACGGCATAGAGGTGCGCAAGTCGCTGGTGCGGGGCGTCATCGCCGACACGGCGGGCGGCGGTCCGCGCATGAGCGTGGACCAGCTGCTGCACGCCACGTACGACGGGGACGGCTTCCGCTTCTACAACTACGCGGGCACGTTCTTCGAGTTCCTGTGGAACGAGCACCCGTCGCAGCTGCGCGAGATGTACGGCCACCTGCGGGCGGACGACCCGGCGGGCTTCGACGCCTGGCGCACCCGGATGGGCCGCGACACCGGGATCCAGGCCGAGTACAACGCCTTCCTGGACGAGCAGATCGCCAAGGTGGACTCCCTGTACGTGCCCAACACCACGTACACGCCCAACGCCAGGCTCCGCTACTCCCGCGCCTCCGACGTCCGGGCGGCGTTCGCCAGGGCGACCTACAGCAACCCCGACTGCGTCGACAACGGCGACCCGGGCAAGCACCGGTTCGTCTGCACCGGCCGGATCACCGCGCGGCTGACCGACGCCAACGACCCGGACCAGGTCTTCGACGACATGTCCGGGACCGTCGACTACTTCATCCTCGACCGGGCGGGCGCCGCGGCCAACAACCTGGCCGACATGAACTGCTCCTTCGGGGCCGTCGACATCTGGTCCGACAAGAAGGGCGGCACCTCCAGCTACACCTGCGAGGGCCCGCTGCGCAGCTGA
- a CDS encoding RidA family protein, with translation MSLHRVNPAELSPPTGFSHAVTAVGSRLVFLAGQTALDEGGKVVGETLAEQFETALANLLAALAAAGGAPADLARVTVYATDVAEYREHARELGLIWRRLAGREYPAMAVIGVVRLWDEQARVELDGVAVLD, from the coding sequence ATGAGCCTCCACCGGGTGAACCCCGCCGAGCTCTCGCCGCCCACGGGATTCAGCCATGCGGTGACGGCCGTCGGCTCCCGGCTGGTGTTCCTCGCCGGTCAGACCGCGCTGGACGAGGGCGGCAAGGTGGTCGGCGAGACCTTGGCGGAGCAGTTCGAAACCGCGCTCGCCAACCTGCTGGCCGCTCTCGCCGCGGCCGGCGGCGCTCCGGCCGACCTCGCCCGGGTCACGGTGTACGCGACGGACGTCGCCGAGTACCGGGAGCACGCCCGCGAACTCGGGCTCATCTGGAGGCGGTTGGCCGGGCGCGAGTATCCGGCCATGGCCGTCATCGGTGTGGTCCGGCTGTGGGACGAGCAGGCGAGGGTGGAGTTGGACGGGGTGGCGGTGCTGGATTGA
- a CDS encoding acyl-CoA dehydrogenase family protein, which produces MPVFALEPEQQEWCARLRTTAEERLRPLADKGDPGRVNRPLVAALGELGLLERLFSSGALDLCLMRESLAYACTEAETALALQGLGAHPVAAHGSPAQRERWLPEVVRGRAVAAFALSEPEAGSDAAALALKAERDGAGWRLSGKKRWISNAPEADFCTVFARTTQGAGARGVTAFLVPADRSGLSGTALDMLSPHPVGSLTFDGVRVDADDVVGEPERGFRVAMGTLNLFRPSVGAFAVGMAQAALDATVEHTARRTAFGGPLKDLQAVAHRVAEMATRTEAARLLVYGAAAAYDRGTPDVPKYAAMAKLLATETAQYVVDAAVQLHGARALQRGHLLEHLYREVRAPRIYEGATEVQRTIIAKELYR; this is translated from the coding sequence ATGCCCGTATTCGCGCTGGAGCCGGAGCAGCAGGAGTGGTGCGCACGTCTGCGCACCACGGCCGAGGAGCGGCTGCGTCCCCTCGCTGACAAGGGTGACCCGGGCCGCGTCAACCGGCCACTCGTCGCCGCCCTCGGCGAGCTCGGCCTGCTGGAGCGGCTGTTCTCCTCCGGCGCGCTCGACCTGTGCCTGATGCGGGAGTCCCTGGCGTACGCGTGCACCGAGGCGGAGACCGCTCTCGCCCTCCAGGGACTCGGCGCCCACCCCGTGGCCGCGCACGGCAGCCCGGCACAGCGGGAGCGCTGGCTGCCCGAGGTCGTCCGGGGCCGGGCGGTCGCCGCCTTCGCCCTGAGCGAGCCGGAGGCGGGCTCCGACGCGGCGGCCCTCGCCCTCAAGGCCGAGCGGGACGGCGCGGGCTGGCGGCTCAGCGGCAAGAAGCGCTGGATCTCCAACGCGCCCGAGGCCGACTTCTGCACCGTGTTCGCCCGCACCACCCAGGGCGCAGGGGCGCGGGGCGTCACCGCGTTCCTGGTGCCCGCCGACCGGTCCGGGCTGAGCGGCACCGCCCTGGACATGCTCTCCCCGCACCCGGTGGGCTCGCTCACCTTCGACGGGGTACGGGTGGACGCCGACGACGTGGTCGGCGAGCCCGAGCGCGGCTTCCGGGTCGCGATGGGGACGCTGAACCTGTTCCGGCCGAGCGTCGGCGCGTTCGCCGTCGGCATGGCGCAGGCCGCCCTCGACGCCACCGTCGAGCACACCGCGCGGCGCACCGCGTTCGGCGGTCCGCTCAAGGACCTCCAGGCCGTCGCGCACCGAGTGGCCGAAATGGCCACCCGCACGGAGGCGGCGCGCCTGCTCGTGTACGGGGCGGCAGCCGCGTACGACCGGGGCACACCGGACGTACCCAAGTACGCGGCGATGGCGAAGCTGCTCGCGACCGAGACCGCGCAGTACGTCGTCGACGCGGCCGTCCAACTGCACGGAGCCCGCGCCCTGCAACGCGGCCACCTCCTCGAACACCTCTACCGCGAGGTGCGCGCGCCCCGGATCTACGAAGGGGCGACCGAGGTCCAGCGCACCATCATCGCGAAGGAGCTGTACCGATGA
- a CDS encoding AMP-binding protein: MELKTSAHADTFSRDHLPPADQWPELVFDLPELRYPERLNCGAELLDGTIGRFGADRTVFRTGEGEPWTYGELRGRVDRIAHVLTAELGVVPGNRVLLRGPTTPWLAACWLAVMKAGAVAVTVLAQQRAHELATICDIARIGHALCDARSLADLEKAAVPGLRITPYGGAAPGDLLRLADAHVDAGPFRAVATAADDVALIAFTSGTTGRPKGCMHFHRDVLAVADTFARHVLRPTPDDVFAGSPPLGFTFGLGGLVVFPMRAGASSLLLEQAGPKQLLPALARHRVSVLFTAPTAYRAMLDELDGYDVGALRRCVSAGENLPAATWRAWHERTGLRIINGIGATELLHIFISAADDEIRPGVTGKPVPGWHARVVDVSGRSVVDGEPGLLAVRGPVGCRYLADPRQSEYVRQGWNLTGDTYVREPDGYFRYVARADDMIISAGYNIAGPEVEDALLRHPDVVETAVIGRPDEARGQVVVAYCVLREGVARGEATAGLLRDHVKAELAPYKCPREVVFLDALPRTPTGKLQRFRLRALE, from the coding sequence ATGGAGCTGAAGACCTCAGCGCATGCCGACACGTTTTCCCGCGACCATCTGCCGCCCGCCGATCAGTGGCCGGAGCTGGTCTTCGACCTCCCTGAGCTGCGCTATCCCGAGCGGCTCAACTGCGGCGCCGAGCTCCTGGACGGCACGATCGGGCGATTCGGCGCCGACCGGACGGTCTTCCGCACGGGCGAGGGCGAGCCGTGGACGTACGGGGAACTGCGCGGCCGGGTCGACCGGATCGCCCATGTCCTGACGGCGGAGCTCGGCGTGGTGCCGGGCAATCGGGTGCTGCTGCGCGGTCCCACCACGCCCTGGCTGGCCGCGTGCTGGCTGGCGGTGATGAAGGCGGGCGCGGTGGCCGTCACCGTTCTGGCCCAGCAGCGGGCGCACGAGCTGGCCACCATCTGCGACATCGCCCGGATCGGGCACGCGCTGTGCGACGCGCGGTCGCTGGCGGACCTGGAGAAGGCCGCCGTCCCCGGTCTGCGCATCACCCCCTACGGGGGTGCTGCTCCGGGAGATCTGCTCCGCCTCGCGGACGCCCACGTGGACGCGGGGCCGTTCCGTGCCGTGGCGACGGCGGCGGACGACGTCGCCCTGATCGCGTTCACTTCCGGCACCACCGGCCGCCCCAAGGGCTGTATGCACTTCCACCGGGACGTCCTGGCCGTCGCGGACACCTTCGCCCGCCATGTGCTGCGTCCGACGCCCGACGACGTCTTCGCGGGCAGTCCGCCGCTGGGCTTCACCTTCGGACTGGGCGGGCTCGTGGTCTTCCCGATGCGGGCCGGTGCCTCCTCGCTGCTGCTGGAACAGGCCGGTCCCAAGCAGTTGCTGCCCGCGCTCGCCCGGCACCGGGTGTCGGTGCTGTTCACCGCCCCTACGGCGTACCGGGCGATGCTGGACGAGCTCGACGGGTACGACGTGGGCGCGCTGCGGCGCTGTGTGTCCGCCGGGGAGAACCTGCCCGCCGCGACCTGGCGGGCCTGGCACGAGCGGACCGGGCTGCGCATCATCAACGGCATCGGCGCCACCGAGCTGTTGCACATCTTCATCTCGGCGGCCGACGACGAGATCAGACCGGGTGTGACCGGAAAGCCGGTGCCCGGCTGGCACGCGCGCGTAGTGGACGTCTCGGGCCGCTCGGTGGTGGACGGGGAGCCGGGTCTGCTGGCCGTACGCGGGCCGGTCGGCTGCCGCTATCTGGCCGACCCGCGCCAGTCGGAGTACGTCCGGCAGGGCTGGAACCTGACCGGCGACACCTATGTGCGCGAGCCCGACGGCTACTTCCGCTATGTCGCCCGCGCCGACGACATGATCATCTCGGCCGGGTACAACATCGCGGGCCCGGAGGTCGAGGACGCCCTGCTGCGCCACCCCGACGTGGTGGAGACGGCGGTGATCGGCCGTCCGGACGAGGCCCGCGGCCAGGTGGTCGTCGCGTACTGCGTGCTGCGCGAGGGGGTCGCGCGCGGCGAGGCCACGGCCGGGCTGCTGCGCGACCATGTGAAGGCCGAACTCGCCCCGTACAAGTGCCCGCGCGAGGTCGTCTTCCTGGACGCGCTCCCCCGCACTCCGACCGGGAAGCTGCAGCGCTTCCGGCTGCGGGCCCTAGAGTGA